GGACCGTTCGAAAAATCATAGAAGACCTCATTCAGAATCATCGAATCGTGCGTATTGGCAATGGATCCGCAACCAAATATCAGGTGCTCAAATAGACGCGCTAGTAACACTATATAATGGAAGAAACTCATATTAAATTACGTTTAGAGGAGTTAAATAAACGTCATAAAAGCCCGCAGCGGTAGTTTAGCTACGGGCTTTTTGACGTTTGAGGGAGAACTTCTACTTTGCTAATAAAGTTACGTTGTTTGCAGTAGCCCAGTTGTTGATGGGTAGTACTTTATACTTTACGCCTGGTTTCAATGTGGCGTCTTTTACATCAAAGATACCGGTAGCCCCTTTACGAGACGTGTAGCGATAGTTCGCTTGGATTGTTTTCCCGTCATCTGCCTGTAATTGTACACTTCGTCCAGCAAATAGTTCCATACCCGGATCTTTGTCTAACGTGATTTGGAATGATTTGCTGTCAATTGGTTCTACCGATTTGATTGTAAGTGGGGGTATCTGAGTTGCGACAAACGTTGGATTCTTAATGGTTGCCCAATCCGATGTCACAATATATTTCATCCCTGGCTTTAATGTTTGTCCCTCAGGTAAACGGAATTTTGGTGCTTGTCTTCCATCTGCAGCTTGTGTAAACAGGACATAATTTGCTTTCATTTCCTCTCCATTATTTGCAGTCAATGTAACTACACGATCTCGTAAGGAAGAGATAATCTGATACTGCTTTCCCTTTTCATCTTTATTTTCATCATTTACTTGGAAAGATAGATCACCTCTTGCAGCTTTATACGCTTCAATAATGTTTGAATAATCTGTTACGCCCTCTTTTTTAAATGATTCGATTTCAAACGTATCATTTGTGACCTGTTTCGTTTGACTCGCATTAATTTTTTCATCACTTCCCTTAAAGGTTTGTTTTTCACCACCTTTATAGCTAAGTGAATAGGTTGTCCCAGGATTTTGGATCGTAACAGGAACCAGATACGTGCTTTTTGCGCCAATTTTCAACCTTGGGATATTAACAATACTTAAGTTGTTATCAAAGTTAAAGTTGCTCTTTATGGCATCCAAGTTTTCTATAACGGTATCTTCTTCAGGTAGTGGTTCAGAGAATGTTACTTGTAACGTCATGACATTTAGTGGTTGTAGCGCTGTTATTTGTGGTGCACTTTGTCCTTCTTTTTGTGTTTCATGGAGGGTTTGCACGAGCTCTGGCTCCGCTTGTTTATTAAACAAGTTACAGCCTGTTAGAGTTAACGTTACTCCTAAAAGTATCGGTGCGATCATTTTTATCTTATTGTTCATTTATTCGACTCCCTTTTTCTCATAATTTCATTATTAGTCCAGCGTATCCACCCAAAATATGAATGGATAAAATGAACGTTTCATCTGTACTTTTTCCGAAGCACAGGATGTAGTAAAGATACTTCCCTAATACCATCACCTCACACGTAGCATAGCCTTAGATAACAAGGCTCAACCGCATAAATTGAAAAATCCCGCCACATTTGTGACGAGATAATGATTATTACATGTAATCGATAGCCCCCTCCCCAACTCGTTTCCGAAAATTAGGGTATGCAGGATCTCGTTCAATGTTTTCACGTAACGTTCTGAGATGAGCGTTACCGTTGAAACATTCTTATAAAAAGAGAGTTGATTTTCAATTCAATCCTTCTGTATTTGATTGTTTTCTACTCTATTCTTTTCTATTCTTTTCTATTCTTTTCTATTCTTTTTCGTTTTCCACTCTATTCGAGACCTTCGCACCAGGAATTCTGAATAATTTTTTCTAGCATTCCGTAATACGTATGGGTCATCTTCTACCTGAAATGATGTAAACACCGCAAAAAACATGTTAAAGACAATGAAAAAAACAGCTATGTACTAATTCCTAATTAGTACATAGCTGTTTAATTTAATGCTGAACATGCTCTTTTCCATCCATTATTGCATAGTCATGCTCCACTGCGGCTTCTTGAATTTCATAGTACGCCCAATGCAGTGGTGTCACGTCTGAAAATTTGTTCGTAATTGTTTCTGTGATTGGTCCTCGCTCGAATAGACGATTTAACACTTTGACTGCCTGTGCACGTGTGAGCGTTTCCTTTGGGCGGAATGTCCCGTCAAGTGTTCCTTCCATGAGACCGATTTCCGAGATACGGGCAATATCGTCTGCTGCCCAATGTTTGTCTGATACGTCCGTAAATAGTTTAGCGTCTGCTGTCGGCTTACAATACCGGGCTCCCTCTGGATTGTCCACACATTGCTTATCAATCCAGCGCATCATAATCGCTGCCATTTGTGCACGTGTGATAGAAGCGTTTGGTGCGAATGTATCGTTCGTGCCAGTCATAATGCCGATTGAACGAACATATTCGATTTCATCTTTTGCCCATGCCTGCTTCGTATCGCTGTAGCTAGATGTCGTCGCTCTAGGAATGGTATTATTCGTCAGTTGACGTGCTAGTAAAGCGGCCATTTGCTGACGAGTTACAGAGGCGTTCGGGCGGAATGTGCCGTCATTGTATCCATGAATGTATGAATTATGGGCGCCTTTCGTTTCCTCTGGCTCTTTCTCTATGGAGGCAAAGTATTCTGCTGCTCCTTCTACATACAGCACCGTAAAGGTAGAGAAGTGATTAACATCAAAGGTTACCCCCTTCGTTGTGCTGTTGAACTGTGTGAGACGCCCATGAACCACCTCTTTTGTTCCGTTGCTATGCTCAATAAAAATTGCTAAATGTTTGATTTGTTCCGCTGTTGCATTTGCTGGTAGTGGTAACGTTAATGTAACAGGGCGATTTTGCATATTCGTCTCAATCGTCATCGGGCGTCCTAAAATTTCTATCTTGGCGCTATTTGCTTTCACTACTTCTTTTACTTTTTCCTCTTGTTTTGCACGTGTTTCAATCGCAACCTGTTCTTCATCCTTCTTCACTGGTACAACACGGAAGTATAGATCATCTGCAAATGTAGCGAATGAAGCGTTTGGAATAAAAATCGTTGCATTGACGGTACCAATCGAGAGACTCGTTTCACCTTTTCTCAAAACTGAAACTGCTGCTTTTGACACATTAATTGTCGTTTCGGATACTTCATCCTTGTTATCCGGAATAACAATTCTCGAAACCTTAGTTTCCTTTCCTGCTAGCTTTTCAACCGACTCCGATGCTTTTTCTGGTGTAAAGGTCACTATATCCTTAACAAGACCATTTTCTTTTGTGCGCGTAATCGGTGTGCGAACGAGTAATTCAGTTGGATTTGCATCATCGACAACATCGACAACAATTTCTTCTGTAGTTGGCCCAGTTGGTGGTGGTGCTGGATTCGGAGTAGAAGAATCACCTGAAAAATTTTGCGTCCATTTTGCATACAGTGTCCTGCTGCCTGTAATCGGTTTTGTTGGATCAAATTTAGTAGTTAAGTTTGTATCTTTATACCAGCCTTCAAAAGTAAAACCTGTTTTTGTTGGCGCTGCAGGAAGTGTAAGCATTTTATTGTGCTCAACAATCACTGTAGGTACTGCAGAACCACTGTTTGTTTCAAACGTCACGTTGTATTTATTGATCGTCCACTGAGCGTATAGGGTTACGTTCTCTTCACCCATTTTCAGTGTTCCATTTGGTAAATACGCAGTGCCCGTTCCATCTGCTTTCGTGTTCCAGCCAGTGAATGTATAGCCTGTTTTTGCTAAGTCTCCTGAGTTGCCCGCTACCGTTACCGAAGCGTCTTTCGCATACTTGGTGTTGTCTACTGGCACTGTGCCAATTACGCTACCATTGCCATTGTATTGGACAGTATAGCCTGCTAGGGTTGTCCACTTCGCATACAGTGTCATGTTGCCTGTAATCGGTGTTGTTGGATCGAATTTAGTAGTTAAATTTGTATCTTTATACCAGCCTTCAAATGTATAGCCTGCTTTTGTTGGGGCTGCAGGAAGTGTAAGCAACTTATTATTCTCGACAGTCACTGTAGGTACTGCGGAGCCACTGTTTGTTTCAAACGTCACGTTGTATTTATTGATCGTCCACTGAGCGTATAGGATGATGTTTTCTTCGCCCATTGTCAGTGTTGTATTTGGTAAATAGGCAGTGCCCGTTCCATCTGCTTTCGTGTTCCAGCCAGTGAATGCATGGCCTACTTTCTCTAAATCGCCTGAGTTCCCCGCTACCGTTACTGAAGCATCTTTTGCATACTTGGCATTGTCTACTGGTACTGTGCCAAGAACGCTACCATTGCCATTGTATTGGACAGTATATGTTGGAGTGCTTGGAACGGCAGTCCACTTTGCATATAGTGTCATGTTACTTGTAATTGGTGTTGTTAGATCAAATTTAGTAGTTAAGTTTGTATCTTTATACCAACCTTCAAAAGTAAAACCTGTTTTTGTTGGGGCTGCAGGAAGCGTAAGCATCTTATTGTGCTCGACAGGCACTGTAGGTACTGCGGAGCCACTGTTTGTTTCAAACGTCACGTCGTATTTATTTATGGTCCACTGAGCGTATAAGATGACGTTTTCTTCACCCATTTTCAGTGTTGCCTCTGCTAGATACGCAGTGCCCGTTCCATCTGCTTTCGTGTTCCAACCAGTAAATGTATGGCCTACTTTCTCTAAGTCTCCTGAGTTGCCTGCTACCGTTACCGTTGCATCTTTTGAATACTTGGCGTTGTCTACTGGCACTGTGCCACTCAAGCTACCATTGCCATTGTATTTGATAGAATAGCCTGGTAGGGTTGTCCATTTTGCATACAGTGTCATGTTGCCTGTAATTGGTGTTGTTGGATCAAATTTAGTAGTTAAACTTGTATCTTTATACCAACCTTCAAAAGTAAAGCCTGTTTTTGTCGGTGCTGCAGGAAGCGTAAGCATCGTATTGTGCTCGACAGTCACTGTAGGTACTGCGGAGCCACTGTTTGTTTCAAACGTCACGTTGTATTTATTGATCGCCCACTGAGCGTATAAGATGACGTTTTCTTCACCCATTTTCAGTGTTGTATTTGGTAAATAGGCAGTGCCCGTTCCATTTGCTTGCGTGTTCCAACCATTGAATGTATGGCCTACTTTCTCTAAATTACCTGAGTTGCCCACTACCGTTACTGAAGCGTCTTTTGCATACGCGCCACTATCTGTTGGCACTGTGCCAATTACGCTACCATTGCCATTGTATTTGACAGTATAGGTTGGAGTGCTTGGAATGGCAGTCCACTTCGCATATAAAGAGAGATGACTTGTTACTGGCGTGCTGAAAACGTAGGCTGTATTCAAGTCTGCATCACTATACCAGCCTTCAAAAGTAAAGCCTGTTTTTGTTGGGGCTACTGGTATACTCACTTTTCCATTCTCAAGTACCGTTTGACTAGCTACTGCACTTCCATCATTTGGGTCAAAATCGACGCTATAGCTATTTACAACCGTTATGGTTCCATTCACCACATCCGATGTCATAGCTTCTACATTTTCATCACTAAATTCGAGCTTTAATTTATCTGTCTTATCAATAGTTAAGGCGCTGTTTCCTAGAGAAGACGTGCTTTTTACTTTTAATTTGATGGTAAATAATTGTGTGGCTGATGATAATAGAGCATCTCCTCCTGTCTCATCGAACCAACCTACCCTTAAGTAACCTTGTTCATTAACGATGTTTTGGGAGAAGTCTCCATCATTAGGCTTAGTAGAAATTATTTCTTCAACTTCCAAAACATTTGGGTCAAAATCAATTTGTATTCCATAAGCCCCTATCCCAGTTGAGGGATCATTAATTGACACAGGAATTTCAACTGTCTGCCCTTTACCCGCTACTACGTTTCCAATGGTTACAGTTATAGCTACTTCGGCTGTTTTCCATTTTGCATATAAAGAGAGATGACTTGTTACTGGCGTGCTGAAAACATAGGCTGTATTCAAGTCTGCATCACTATACCAGCCTTCAAAAGTAAAGCCTGTTTTTGTCGGTGCGGTTGGAGCTGTCAATACCTTGTTATAATCGACAGTCACTGTAGATACTGTAGAACCACCATTTGTTTCAAACGTCACGTCGTATTTATTGATCGCCCACTGAGCGTATAGGATGATGTTTTCTTCGCCCATTGTCAGTGTTGTATTTGGTAAATAGGCAGTGCCCGTTCCATCTGCTTTCGTGTTCCAGCCTGTGAATGTATAGCCTACTTTCTCTAAATCTCCT
The window above is part of the Solibacillus sp. FSL H8-0538 genome. Proteins encoded here:
- a CDS encoding InlB B-repeat-containing protein, which produces MVQKIMKLLLIFMIIVGYLPNGNLIENRVEAATTTTKFTGSLDGSKKFNRPIFYHETNGLGAPWDSISWVYDTKDSDPRDFYGTQNTKYNYYIQYFTPSITGTYSIEVTDAKLVVTTDGFINDTALFVYENSFNSTNPINNILKANDDTSETNYFSTIPSIDLTAGTNYIIVMTSYHAGDTGTADFAITGPGSVTNSDNPISSTTSPTVTTTTPATDVTATGATVGGDVTADGGATVTERGIVYGPTSNPEIGASGVTKVTANDAGTTGVFSVALSNLTADTTYHYRAYATNSKGIAYGADQTFATPAPINSYTVTFNSNEGSSVTSQTVNQGETVTAPTAPTKTGFTFEGWYSDADLNTAYVFSTPVTSHLSLYAKWTAVPTYTVKYNGNGSVIGTVPTDSGAYAKDASVTVAGNSGDLEKVGHAFTGWNTKADGTGTAYLPNATLTMGEENVTLYAQWAINKYDVTFETDGGSAINKMTVDYNKVITAPTAPTKTGFIFDGWYSDADLKTAYVFSTPVTSHLSLYAKWTAIPSAPTYTVKYNGNGSVIGTVPTDSGAYAKDASVTVAGNSGDLEKVGYTFTGWNTKADGTGTAYLPNTTLTMGEENIILYAQWAINKYDVTFETNGGSTVSTVTVDYNKVLTAPTAPTKTGFTFEGWYSDADLNTAYVFSTPVTSHLSLYAKWKTAEVAITVTIGNVVAGKGQTVEIPVSINDPSTGIGAYGIQIDFDPNVLEVEEIISTKPNDGDFSQNIVNEQGYLRVGWFDETGGDALLSSATQLFTIKLKVKSTSSLGNSALTIDKTDKLKLEFSDENVEAMTSDVVNGTITVVNSYSVDFDPNDGSAVASQTVLENGKVSIPVAPTKTGFTFEGWYSDADLNTAYVFSTPVTSHLSLYAKWTAIPSTPTYTVKYNGNGSVIGTVPTDSGAYAKDASVTVVGNSGNLEKVGHTFNGWNTQANGTGTAYLPNTTLKMGEENVILYAQWAINKYNVTFETNSGSAVPTVTVEHNTMLTLPAAPTKTGFTFEGWYKDTSLTTKFDPTTPITGNMTLYAKWTTLPGYSIKYNGNGSLSGTVPVDNAKYSKDATVTVAGNSGDLEKVGHTFTGWNTKADGTGTAYLAEATLKMGEENVILYAQWTINKYDVTFETNSGSAVPTVPVEHNKMLTLPAAPTKTGFTFEGWYKDTNLTTKFDLTTPITSNMTLYAKWTAVPSTPTYTVQYNGNGSVLGTVPVDNAKYAKDASVTVAGNSGDLEKVGHAFTGWNTKADGTGTAYLPNTTLTMGEENIILYAQWTINKYNVTFETNSGSAVPTVTVENNKLLTLPAAPTKAGYTFEGWYKDTNLTTKFDPTTPITGNMTLYAKWTTLAGYTVQYNGNGSVIGTVPVDNTKYAKDASVTVAGNSGDLAKTGYTFTGWNTKADGTGTAYLPNGTLKMGEENVTLYAQWTINKYNVTFETNSGSAVPTVIVEHNKMLTLPAAPTKTGFTFEGWYKDTNLTTKFDPTKPITGSRTLYAKWTQNFSGDSSTPNPAPPPTGPTTEEIVVDVVDDANPTELLVRTPITRTKENGLVKDIVTFTPEKASESVEKLAGKETKVSRIVIPDNKDEVSETTINVSKAAVSVLRKGETSLSIGTVNATIFIPNASFATFADDLYFRVVPVKKDEEQVAIETRAKQEEKVKEVVKANSAKIEILGRPMTIETNMQNRPVTLTLPLPANATAEQIKHLAIFIEHSNGTKEVVHGRLTQFNSTTKGVTFDVNHFSTFTVLYVEGAAEYFASIEKEPEETKGAHNSYIHGYNDGTFRPNASVTRQQMAALLARQLTNNTIPRATTSSYSDTKQAWAKDEIEYVRSIGIMTGTNDTFAPNASITRAQMAAIMMRWIDKQCVDNPEGARYCKPTADAKLFTDVSDKHWAADDIARISEIGLMEGTLDGTFRPKETLTRAQAVKVLNRLFERGPITETITNKFSDVTPLHWAYYEIQEAAVEHDYAIMDGKEHVQH